The sequence AATTTGTGCCAATGACACGTTTTGGTCGTAAACTCCATTGAAATTGACGGTTAACAACGGCTTTCCTTGTTGAAAGCGTACGGCGATGACATCACCCACCTCGCCACCATTTTCTGTTTCCACCTGAACTGTTTTCCCAATCAAGCCAATGGACTGCTCGGCCGCCTGCATGGTCAATAAAGCGGTCAGGTTTTCGTTGGACTCCCGAGTTTGTTCCAAACTGGAAAATTGCGCCAATTGGGCAATAAACTCCTGATTGTCCAGCGGCTTTAAAGGATCCTGATAAGTTAGCTGGGTTAGCAGAATCTTAAATAAATCCTCTTGCCCGATTCCTGCATTTTGTACCTGTTGTTGCGGGCTGGTCAGGTTTGTACCAATACTTTCCACTGCCATATGTCACCTCGCCTAGTAATATTCAAACAATTCTGATTGGGATGGATTCTTCTGTGCTTTTTGCGCAACTGACTCCATACTGGCATCTGCAAAAACGACTTCACTGTTTAACGTAAATAGCGCCAGCTTCACGCCACTTTTATTCAATAAGGACACGAGTTGTTGTACCAACCTCATCCCCTGACCTCGATCCAAACTACTATCTCTAAGCCACAGTCTTACTGAGCCATCTGGGGCGCTAACCATATGCATGCCCTGCTTCGTTAGCGGCCTGAATTCCGTCGGCTTGCCTTGGAATCCGCTTTGGCTTTTTTCTGCTCTAACTGCTGAGCTATCCGGTTTGTGGTTTACCAAACTGGAACTCGTCCCATTTATGATGCCTCGTGCCCCTGATTTCCTTGCAGGGGTGAACCCCGCAACCGGTTTTTGGTTCGCCTCTGTGTCATGCGAAGCAACAAGCCCAGTATTGGTCCGAGATGCACTTTGAGCTTCAGGTAACACAGGATTTGTTTGTCCCTTCGGTTTCCGGCTGCTGCTTATCTCGCCCGGTTCAGTTCGAGTCTTTTCTGTAGTATGACTAGAACCCGTATTTTCTTTTAGTTCATTCTCCTGCTTTAAATACATACTCTCCCATTCCTGAGACAGGCGAGTGCTGTAAGCCGTGCTGTTTTGTTTGGCCGTAACGTGTTCCTGAACCATTGAGTGCACTTTACTTGACATGGCTTCCCCTTTTCAGCAACCACAATTCATCCAGCGATTTGATTTGTTTTAAACGCTCTTCTTTGTCCGATCTGGCCTGCAGTCGTTGCTGGGCTTTATCAAAAAGCTCAACGTCTACTTTTTTTTGCACTAGCACGCTTACCAATTCCTGCGTCAATCTTTTGTGATGCAAATATTCCTGTTGTTGCGTCTCCAAACAGGATTCCTGTGACTGCAAATATTGGCGCGTTCGCTGCAGGTCCAACACATTAAACAGCTTTCCAGGACCGGTGCTGTCGCGCATATTGGTTTCCAGTTCCTTAATCAAGCCCTGGGTTTGCTCCAATTTTTGCGTCGAATTCTCCAGCAATTTGTAAGCACGCTGCACTTCTTCTCGCGCAGCCTCCATGCGCACCTCTCCGATGCGCTTCAGAAGGTCTAAATTTTCTTTTTTCCTTGAATCCCCCATGCTCCAGCACCAACACCTTATACCGCAGCATCTCTAAGAACGCGGTTTAACTCAGACACTGACTCTTTTCTCGAATAGTTTTTCTCTTTGGTTTGGCACAAAAATTTGTTTATATTCGGCATGTGCTTAATGGCCTTATCCAACAATGGGTTAGCACCCGATTTGTATGCTCCCAGCTCTACCATATCTTTTGACTTCTCGTACGCACTCAGTAATTTGAGCAATTTCTCCACATCCTTGAGCTCTTCTGACTGCAACAACCTGGACTGTAAACGACTCTTGCTTTGTAAAATATCGATCGAAGGGAAATGCTGTTGGTGCACAAGATCCCGTGACAAAACAATGTGTCCATCCAGTATGGCGCGCACACTGTCTGCCACTGGATCATTGAGGTCATCTCCCTCGACCAGAACTGTGTACAAAGCGGTAATGCTACCGCCAGAAGAATGAGTACCTCCCCGCTCCAATAGTTTCGGTAGGGCCGCAAACACCGAGGGAGTATAT comes from Gammaproteobacteria bacterium and encodes:
- a CDS encoding flagellar hook capping protein, producing MAVESIGTNLTSPQQQVQNAGIGQEDLFKILLTQLTYQDPLKPLDNQEFIAQLAQFSSLEQTRESNENLTALLTMQAAEQSIGLIGKTVQVETENGGEVGDVIAVRFQQGKPLLTVNFNGVYDQNVSLAQISLVSPGEQSTAADTVTP